The genomic interval ATATAGAACCCGATCTGAAAACGGTTGCCCATGTCCAGGGCCTGCAGACCGTCCTGGGCCACCAGCACGCATTTGATGGCATTGAGCACGCCCAGCCCGCCAATCAGCGCGGCAAAGAGCGTCATCTCCACACGCAGCTCTTTGGCCACGTTGCGCATGGCATAGACCACAGCCGCGGTCATGGCGAAAAACATCACCGCGGAGGCGAACGAGAGCATTGCATAGCGTGCCACCGGGCCCGCCACCCACTGCACCAGCACCTGGGCCACCGTGTAGCCCAACGCCAGCGCAAGCACGGGCTGCAGCAAGGGCGCATCGCGGCCGAAAAACCGCACAGCGCCCACCGCGAAAACCAGCGGCACGCACAGGGTGAGTGTGTGGTTGACCACACTCAGCGCATTCCAGTCGGGCGGGCCGCCCAGCAGCTGGAGCATGTAGGCGGTGCCCAGCATCGCGTTGCCGAGGGCAAAAGCATTCATGCCCAGCCTGTGGCCCTGCAGGCGTGTGCTGATCAGCCAGAACATGATGGCAAAGCACAGCAGGTGCACGCAGAGCATGCCGACGATAAGGTTAGCAACCATGAATGGATTCGCCATCGTGTGCGGTCAGGGCCAGCGCAGACCCGTCAGCGCGGGGGCATGGCAGGCCACGCATCCTGGGCGATAGCGGGATGGTGTGCCTGCGGCCCGCCGCGCGGCCTGCGCGGTGCCGAAGCTCACCCGGCAACTTCGGCGCCCAGCGCGCATTGCACCGGCTGCGCCGCCAGCAACTGCACGCACACCTGCGGATCGATCTGCACCAGAAAGCCCCGCCGCCCGCCGTTGATGGCGATGCGGGGCAGCGCCAGAATGCTGTGCTCGATGTACACACGCATCTCCTTGCGTGTGGCGAACGGTGATGTGCCCCCCACCAGATAACCCGTGTGCCGGTTGGCCACCTCGGGCTTGCATGGCTCCACGCTCTTCACACCGATCTGGCGCGCGAGGTTCTTGGTGGACACCTTGCGGTCGCCATGCATCAGCACGATCAGCGGTTTTGCGTCCTGGTCCTGCATGACCAGCGTCTTGACCACCATGTGCTCGTCCAGCCCCAGTTGCCGCGCCGACTCCTCGGTGCCGCCGTGCTCCATGTAGTCGTAAGGGTGCTCGGTGAACGCCACGCCCCGCGCACGCAACATCTGCGTGGCGGGCGTCTCGCTCACATGTGCGGATTTGTCTTTCTTCGCCATGGTGCCTGCCTGCATAAACAATTCGGTGGCCCCGCCAACGCGCCAACACCACCCTCAAAGCGCCGGGTCGCGCAGCTCCCAGCGGATCGCGTCGATGGCTTTCAGGATGTCGGGCGACAGCGTGGTGCCCCACGCGTTGAGGTCTTCGTCCAGCTGCGCCACCGACGTCACGCCGATGATGGTGCTGGCCACCTGCCATTTGGTGTAGCAGAACGCCAGCGCCATCTGCGTGGGCGTCATGCCATGGTCACGCGCCAGCTGGTTGTAGCGGCGCGATGCCTCCAGCGCCTCGGGGCGGCCCCAGCGCTGCTTGCGCACGGATTCATACGATGCAATGCGCGCACCTTGGGGGGCGGCGGGGCCAGTGATGCCGCTCTCGTCGTACTTGCCGGTCAGCAGGCCAAAGCCCAGGGGTGAATACGCCAGCAGCGACACGTTGAGGCGGTGGCAGGTTTCGTCCAGCCCGTTTTCCCAGGTGCGGTTGATGAGGCAGTACGGGTTCTGCACCGTGGCCACACGCGGCAGGCCGTGCTGCTCGGCCAGGCGCACGAATTCGTGCACGCCGTAGGGGGTTTCATTCGACAGGCCGATATAGCGCACCTTGCCCGTCTTCACCAGCCCGGCCAGTGCTTCGAGCTGCTCGCGGATGGGGGTTTGCGACGTTTCCTTGGCGGGGTCGTAATACAGGTTGCCAAACGCTGGCACATGGCGCTCGGGCCAGTGGATCTGGTAGAGGTCGATCACATCCGTCTGCAGGCGGCGCAGGCTGGCCTCGCACGAAGCCACGATGTCGGCGGCCGTCATGCCCTTGCCCTCGCGCACCCAGGGCATGCCGCGCGATGGGCCAGCCACCTTGGTCGCCACCACCAGCTTCTGGCGCGCGCCGGGGTTCTTTGCAATCCAGTTGCCGATGATGGTCTCGGTGGCACCGAAGGTCTCGGCCCTGGCGGGCACGGCATACATCTCGGCCGTGTCGATGAAGTTCACACCGCGCGCGAGCGACTGGCTCAGGATGGCATGCGAATCGGCCTCATGGACCTGCTCGCCGAAGGTCATGGTGCCCAGACAGATGGGGGTGACAAGCAGGTCACTCTGACCCAGGGGGACTTTGTTCATGCGGTGAAGACTCCGGATGGTGAAGACAGAAACAGGCCCGCCGCGGGGCCAAACACGCTGGCAGGCGATGGTACAAGCGAACGCCCATGCCTGCAGGGCGCCGGACTCCTTGGCGACAGCCATGGGGGCATGCGGGCCCGGCCCTCGGCTTAACATTGCTGCAGCATGTACCAAGCCATCAAACCCTCGCGCAGCAGCACGCTGGCCCTGCGCCATCTCAAATACCACGTCCGCCACTGGGGCCCCGAAAACAGCCACCTGCCCACGCTGGTGCTGGTGCACGGATGGATGGACGTGAGTGCCTCCTACCAGTTCACGGTGGACGCGCTGCAGCAGGAACGCCGCATCATCGCCCCCGACTGGCGCGGCTTCGGGCTCACCACCGGGGCGCCGGTGGACCACTATGTGTTTGCCGACTACCTGGCCGACCTCGACCTGCTGCTGGACCACTACGCCCCCGGTGAGGCCATCGACCTGGTGGGCCACAGCATGGGCGGCAACGTGGCCATGATGTACGCCGGCGTGCGACCGGAGCGCGTGCGCAGGCTGGTCAACCTGGAAGGCTTTGGCCTGCCTGCCACACGCCCCGCGCAGGCGCCCACGCGCTATGCGCAGTGGATCGACGAAATCAAGCAGCTGCACCAGGGCACCAAGGACCTGAAAACCTACGACAGCGCAGACGGCGTGGCCCGCCGCCTGATGAAGACCAACCCCCGCCTGTCCGAAGACAAGGCCCAATGGCTGGCCCGGCACTGGGCGCGACCCAATGCGCAGGGCCTGTGGGAGATCCTGGGCGACCCGGCGCACAAGATCACCAGCGCTCAGCTGTACCGCGTGGACGAGGCCCTGGCCATCTACGAGCGCATTACCGCCCCCGTGCTGGCCATCGAGGCCAGCGGCGACAGCCTGGGCCAGTGGTGGAACGGCCGCTACACGCTGGACGAATACCACCAGCGCCTGACCCATGTGCGCAACTGCCGCACGGCCGCGGTGGCGGACGCCGGCCACATGCTGCACCACGACCAGCCCGAGCAGGTGGCGCAGCTGATCGAACAGTTCCTCAACGAAACGTAACCGGGATTCTTAATGAAATGGGCCGCCAGCGCTTATCCAACAAGCGCTGACAGCTATCATTTTTGCATAGCAGTCTGGCGGCTCCGCCGCTTTACCCTGCGCTGTGGCGGGCTCGCGGGCCCTTCAAGGGGCATTGGAGGGGCCGACGCCCTTCCCATGAGAAAATCGTGGGTTATTTCACAGAACACCCAGGACCCGCACCATGGACGCAGAACGCATCAACCTCATTGGCACCACCCTCGACGACCTGGCTCTGCGCACGCAAGAGTTACGGAGGTATCTTTGACTTCGATGCCAAATTTGAACGCCTGCGCACGGTAAACGCATCGCTGGAAGACCCGGCGGTCTGGAACGACCCCAAGAAGGCCCAGGAACTGGGCAAGGAACAGAAGTCACTGTCCGGCGTGGTCGTCACGCTGGACAAGCTCACCCGCGAGCTGGCCGACAACACCGAGCTGTATGAGATGAGCAAGGAGGAAGGCGACGAGCCGGGCCTCATGACCATCGAGGCCGAAACCGCCAAGCTGCGTCCGCTGATCGAGGAACTGGAGTTCCGCCGCATGTTCAGCAACGAGGCCGACCCGCTCAACTGCTTTGTCGACATTCAGGCCGGTGCAGGTGGCACCGAGGCCTGCGATTGGGCCAGCATGCTGCTGCGCCAGTACCTCAAGTACGCCGAACGCAAGGGCTTCAAGGCCACGGTCGAAGAAGAAACCCCCGGCGACGTGGCCGGCATCAAAAGCGCCACGATCAAGATCGAAGGCGAGTACGCCTACGGCCTGCTGCGCACCGAAACCGGCGTGCACCGCCTGGTGCGCAAAAGCCCGTTCGACAGCTCGGGCGGGCGCCACACCTCGTTTGCGTCGCTGTTTGTCTACCCCGAGATCGACGACTCCATCGAGATCAATATCAACCCCGCCGACGTGCGCACCGACACCTACCGCGCGTCCGGCGCGGGCGGCCAGCACATCAACAAGACCGACTCGGCCGTGCGCCTGACGCACATCCCCACCGGTATCGTGGTGCAGTGCCAGGACGGGCGCAGCCAGCACAGCAACCGCGACGTGGCCTGGCAACGCCTGCGCAGCCGCCTGTACGACTACGAGATGCGCAAACGCCAGGAAGAGCAGCAAAAGCTGGAAGACACCAAGACCGACGTGGGCTGGGGCCACCAGATTCGCAGCTACGTGCTGGACAACAGCCGCATCAAGGACCTGCGCACCAACGTGGAAATCTCGGCAACGCAAAAGGTGCTGGATGGCGATCTGGACGCGTTCATCGAAGCTTCGCTGAAGCAAGGCGTCTAAGCGATGCGAATGCGCACCGACGCCATCATCTTCGACATGGACGGCACCATGATCGACTCCATGCCCTGGCACGCCCAGGCGTGGGTCGAGTTTGCACGCCGCCGTGGCATGGACGTCGATGTGCCCGCTCTCATGGCGCGCACCACGGGCAAGAACGGTACCGAGTGCATCGTGGAGCTGCTGGGCCGGGCCGTGTCGCAGGACGAGGCGGACGCGCTCACGCACGAGAAAGAAACCATCTACCGCGAGCTGTTTGCACCCCGCTTTTCTGAAGTGGCGGGTTTCCGCCAGTTTGCCGCCCAGGTGCGTGCATGCGGCCTGAAGGTGGCCGTGGGTACGGCGGGCGACAGCGGCAATGTGGAATTCGCCCTGGGCCACCTGGGCCTGGAACCCGCCCCGCAGGCCATCGTGCGCGGAGACGAGGGCCTGCCTGGCAAGCCCCAGCCCGCCATCTTTCTGGAGGCGGCACGCCGCATTGCGGCAGCCCCCGAGCACTGCATCGTTTTTGAAGACGCGCCTTTTGGCATTGAGGCCGCACGCCGCGCCGGCATGCGCGCCGTGGCCATCTGCAGCACCCACACGCCCGAGCAACTGGCCGGGCCGCATGTGCTGGCTGCCGTGCGCGACTACACCGAACTCATGAACACCGACTTTCTGGAGAGCATCCATGTTGCAACTGCATAGCGCAGACGGAAGTGGAGACGGAGCAGGCCAGACCATCGCCATCCGCCGCGAGGACTACACCGCCCCCGCCTACTGGATCGACAGCGTCGAACTCACCTTCGACCTGGACCCGAACAAGACCCGTGTGCTCAACCGCATGGTGCTGCGCCGCAACCCGGACGTGGCGGCCGAGCCACTGAAGCTGGACGGCGACGAGCTGAACCTGGCGCGTGTGCTGGTCAACGGCCAGGGCACCTCGTTCAAGATGGAAGGCGCCCGCCTGGTGCTGGAGAACCTGCCCGAAGGCAATGAACCCTTCGCGCTGGAGATCTTCACCACCTGCTGCCCCGCCAAGAACACCCAGCTCATGGGCCTGTACGTGAGCCAGGGCACGTTTTTCACGCAGTGCGAGGCCGAGGGCTTTCGCCGCATCACCTACTTCCTGGACCGACCCGATGTGATGGCCAGCTACACCGTCACGCTGCGCGCCGACAAGGCCCAGTATCCGGTGCTGCTCAGCAACGGCAATCTGGTGGACAGCGGCGCGCTGGAAGACGGCCCCAACGGCGCCCGGCATTTCGCCAAGTGGGTAGACCCGCACAAGAAGCCCTGCTACCTGTT from Acidovorax sp. FHTAMBA carries:
- the ybaK gene encoding Cys-tRNA(Pro) deacylase, with the protein product MAKKDKSAHVSETPATQMLRARGVAFTEHPYDYMEHGGTEESARQLGLDEHMVVKTLVMQDQDAKPLIVLMHGDRKVSTKNLARQIGVKSVEPCKPEVANRHTGYLVGGTSPFATRKEMRVYIEHSILALPRIAINGGRRGFLVQIDPQVCVQLLAAQPVQCALGAEVAG
- a CDS encoding aldo/keto reductase, with protein sequence MNKVPLGQSDLLVTPICLGTMTFGEQVHEADSHAILSQSLARGVNFIDTAEMYAVPARAETFGATETIIGNWIAKNPGARQKLVVATKVAGPSRGMPWVREGKGMTAADIVASCEASLRRLQTDVIDLYQIHWPERHVPAFGNLYYDPAKETSQTPIREQLEALAGLVKTGKVRYIGLSNETPYGVHEFVRLAEQHGLPRVATVQNPYCLINRTWENGLDETCHRLNVSLLAYSPLGFGLLTGKYDESGITGPAAPQGARIASYESVRKQRWGRPEALEASRRYNQLARDHGMTPTQMALAFCYTKWQVASTIIGVTSVAQLDEDLNAWGTTLSPDILKAIDAIRWELRDPAL
- a CDS encoding alpha/beta hydrolase — encoded protein: MYQAIKPSRSSTLALRHLKYHVRHWGPENSHLPTLVLVHGWMDVSASYQFTVDALQQERRIIAPDWRGFGLTTGAPVDHYVFADYLADLDLLLDHYAPGEAIDLVGHSMGGNVAMMYAGVRPERVRRLVNLEGFGLPATRPAQAPTRYAQWIDEIKQLHQGTKDLKTYDSADGVARRLMKTNPRLSEDKAQWLARHWARPNAQGLWEILGDPAHKITSAQLYRVDEALAIYERITAPVLAIEASGDSLGQWWNGRYTLDEYHQRLTHVRNCRTAAVADAGHMLHHDQPEQVAQLIEQFLNET
- the prfB gene encoding peptide chain release factor 2 (programmed frameshift); translation: MDAERINLIGTTLDDLALRTQELRRYLDFDAKFERLRTVNASLEDPAVWNDPKKAQELGKEQKSLSGVVVTLDKLTRELADNTELYEMSKEEGDEPGLMTIEAETAKLRPLIEELEFRRMFSNEADPLNCFVDIQAGAGGTEACDWASMLLRQYLKYAERKGFKATVEEETPGDVAGIKSATIKIEGEYAYGLLRTETGVHRLVRKSPFDSSGGRHTSFASLFVYPEIDDSIEININPADVRTDTYRASGAGGQHINKTDSAVRLTHIPTGIVVQCQDGRSQHSNRDVAWQRLRSRLYDYEMRKRQEEQQKLEDTKTDVGWGHQIRSYVLDNSRIKDLRTNVEISATQKVLDGDLDAFIEASLKQGV
- a CDS encoding HAD family phosphatase, whose protein sequence is MRTDAIIFDMDGTMIDSMPWHAQAWVEFARRRGMDVDVPALMARTTGKNGTECIVELLGRAVSQDEADALTHEKETIYRELFAPRFSEVAGFRQFAAQVRACGLKVAVGTAGDSGNVEFALGHLGLEPAPQAIVRGDEGLPGKPQPAIFLEAARRIAAAPEHCIVFEDAPFGIEAARRAGMRAVAICSTHTPEQLAGPHVLAAVRDYTELMNTDFLESIHVATA